TTTTGCCTTCTTTTGCATGATGTGATTAGATTTTGGATCGATATCTCGATTGATTCGTTTGAGATTGTTGAAGTGGAGGCAGGCTGTAAGTTACGAGTTTGGATTTGAGATGAATCCATTGACGAAATAGTGTAtaggaaatggagtgaatgatatatTTTGATTTTTGTTATTTGTACGAAAAGATAGAATTGAGATTGAGATTAATATAATTAGAAGGCAAGTGAAGGCAAATTTCAAAGCCTTTGAGACAGGTGTAAATGTGCTTTCAAGGCAAGTTTAAGAATTTTCTGTCATTAAGTAAAAAAAATTATCCTATCCCTGTAAAAATACTTTACATTAAGAATGATACATTAAAGTTAGTGGAGTAGTTACTTGAAGTAGTTACTAAAATGTACAAATACCTATTATATTACATGTTCTAACACCTTAAGTATAGCTTTAAGAGCTATCTTTAAAAAAACTCTTAAGTTATTTAGTTATTTTAACTAAAATATATTACTTCTTACAGAGTACTCCATATTACTTAGCCCGTTGCAAAATAATTGTTCACTTTTGAAAGTAACAATCATTTATCATTAAACTCTTCAAAAGACATAACATAATATTTCATCATGTAATTCATTAGataaagattaaaacatgaagaTGTAAGGCTTACTTGAATGAAAAGATGAAGCCATAAGAACACAACTAGGATGTTTGATCTTCTACTTGATCCTCTCCTTTAGTGATGGACTTAGAGTAATTGTAACGTGTTGTTGTTGTGTGTTACATAGAGGTGAAGAAtgagcctctatttataggagaggtCAAGGAGGGATCAACTCCAAATATTAAAGAGTATGCAACTTAATATCTCCCATCAAGATTAGTTAAGTGCATTCATTATGGTATTTAAGTATGATCATAAAAGACAACTTGTCAAGAGTCTTGATATCTCACCATATCAATAAGATGGTGACTTGTCATTAACAATGATATATTGTGATCTCACCATATCAATAAGATGGTGACTTGTTATTAATAGGTTATGACACATTAATGATAGGAGTAATAAATAAGTCTAACATTCTCCCACTTGGCCGTATACCTATTAATGTTTTGTATAAGTTTTGCCAATTAATTGATTTAATAATTAATCGTCATCGGGTATAATTACTAATGCAAATCAATATAGTCACATGTATCATTTTTCGATACAGGACCCCTATCAATTATACAGTTAGTCATTCACATAATTCATAATTCTCATAATCCATAATGAATTCGAATGGTGATTAGAACATAAGTGGTAACCAACATAAGCCATTCATAATAATGATCCATTAATAATCGTTTGTTAATAATATCTTATAATGTGCACAATATAGAGAATAACAAACTTCAACATGATGTGGATAAAACATAATAGAAAAGAACCTAATCCTTAAATAAGGTTATTACATAATCCCATGCCGGAAACATGCTCTAGAAAGAGCTTGGGAGGTAAACCTTTTGTAAGTGGATCAGCCAACATGTCATTAGTGTACGTACTCAATGGCaatgctcttttcttcaactcTTTCTCAAACGTACAAGTACTTAGTGTCGAGATACAAACCAGCTCCACTAGAACTAGTGCTATTTGAGAAACTAACAGCAGCACTATTGTCACAGTATAGTCTAATGGGTTTTGATATGGAGTCAACCACCTTAAGTCCGGAAATTAAGTTCTTGAGCAAAATAGCATGACTAGTAGCGTGATAGCATGCAACATACTCAGCCATCATGGTAGAAGTGGTGGTTAATTCTTGCTTATGACTCTTCCATGAAATAGGACCCCCTGAAAGCATAAAAATGTAACCTGAAGTGGATTTCTTATCGTCCTTACATTTGGCAAAATCGGAGTCCGAGTAACCCATGACTTCAAGGTTATCCGTTCTTCGATAAGTCAACATTAAATCCTTAGTTCCTTGAAGATATCGCAAAACCTTTTCGGCTGCTTTCCAATGATCCATTCCTGGATTGGATTGATAACGTCCAAGCATGCCCGTTATGTAAGCGATATCGGGACGCGTATAAACTTGAGCGTATACAAGACTTCCAATAACCGAAGCATACGGTATAAGTCTCATCTCTTAGCGTTCCAACTCATTTTTAGGACATTGAAATGAGCCAAAACGATCACCCTTAACAACAGGGGCAACTGATGGTGAGCAATTATGTATTTTGTATTTCTTAAGGAATTTTTCAATATATGCCCTTTGTGACAAACCCAAAATGCCACGAGACCTATCTCGGTGGATTTCAATGCCAATTACGTAAGAGGCTTCTCTAAGATCCTTCATGTCAAAATTACTTGAAAGAAACCTCTTGGTCTCATACAACATATCTTTATCATTACATGCCAAAAGATTATCATCAACGTATAATAATAGGATAGCAAATTTGCTCCCACTGATCTTAAGGTATATACATTAATCCACTGCGTTTTCTTGAACTGAAACTTATCAATAACTTCATGAAATTTCAGATACCATTGTCGAGAAGCTTGCTTTAACCCATATATGGATTTTTTCAATTTGCAAACCATGTGTTCCTTTCCTTGAACCTTAAAACCTTCGGGTTGTGTCATATAGACAAATTCATGCAAGTTACCATTTAGGAATGCaattttaacatccatttgatgtaATTCCAAATCATAATGAACTACTAAAGCCATAACGATCCTTAATGATTCTTTTCTCGAAACAGGAGAAAaagtttcattataatctattcCTTCCTTTTGAGTGTAGCCTTTAGCAACCAGTCGTGCTTTATATCGTTCAATGTTGCCTTTTTGGTCTAGTTTTGTCTTATAGACCCACTTACACTCAACAAGTTTTGCACCATTGGGTAATTCTGTAAGTTCCCAGACATCATTTATTTCCATCGACTTCAACTCGTCATGCATGGCTTCAAGACATTGAGTTGATTGATTGCTCGTAATGGCTTCTTTATAGGAAGTAGGATCTTCAACTTTGCTTAATTCATAGTCAATGTCATTTAGGTAGACTACGAAATCATCATAGTTGATAGATCTTCTAGCTCTCGTAGATCTTCATaatgtgtcacgaccctactttttccgttatcttttaccgttaattatttaacgaccgttgacTGTtatttgtgctacgtcatttctatgacctatattattatttttataataatatatagatattaattattatgtgttatgtgaatatttgtattcatattttaaatcgtacgtttctacgtgtcgcggatttctatccggcgaatctttttggttttcaaaccaacggtcgagtttttgggatatttaaatcctaattattttaaatatgatatttgaagatcatataattatatatagtatttatatttgttTTTCGTCGCATattcgttatctctccgaatttttaatcgcgtaagcgtgttttcgcgtttcgggttttttTGGGGCATTCGGGCCACGAGGTTTCTTCCATTTATCAACTTGGCCCACTATAGGGCCCACCCCATCCCAATTTCGACCGAACCAAAAGAGGGGAGGGAGTACTCCCTTTTGTTTTTCATTTTacctcatttttattttattttatccttAATCACTCCTAAACCTAATTAGCAAGTTTTCTCTCCTCCCTTTTGCTCTTCCTTGTGCCGTCGCCCAACACCAcacaaacatcatcatcataaatcaATTTTAAGGCTTGGATCATCCATTGTTATACGTAAACGCGTTCTACTAATCATCCTCTACGTGATTATACtacttgtttctcgattagggtataaaccctaaccctaaaacttttaatttttcattatttttctatttttgatgtctatattaatagtatgatgattacttattgttgtgattatgtttgtatgcatagaattactcaaatacatatgttttcggtttgatttaattagGACAGCAgcttgtgtgacgccccgtacaaaaccatcgtgtacggatcatcaacaacaggatcattacaaggtcaaacactatatgctgtttgaaaaccagtttagcattcatgaaaatatatcgttttacaaaagataacgtgcttcctatgaatagaatcataaacataagtacgtgacccaaaggtcgttacaaagccattgtttgaaaataacgtaagttacgaatgcaaaataaaagtttcatgattgagacatctctaagtaatgcagcggaagtctaacacatcaAGTCT
The window above is part of the Rutidosis leptorrhynchoides isolate AG116_Rl617_1_P2 chromosome 1, CSIRO_AGI_Rlap_v1, whole genome shotgun sequence genome. Proteins encoded here:
- the LOC139895865 gene encoding secreted RxLR effector protein 161-like, giving the protein MRLIPYASVIGSLVYAQVYTRPDIAYITGMLGRYQSNPGMDHWKAAEKVLRYLQGTKDLMLTYRRTDNLEVMGYSDSDFAKCKDDKKSTSGYIFMLSGGPISWKSHKQELTTTSTMMAEYVACYHATSHAILLKNLISGLKVVDSISKPIRLYCDNSAAVSFSNSTSSSGAGLYLDTKYLYV